In one window of Hevea brasiliensis isolate MT/VB/25A 57/8 chromosome 10, ASM3005281v1, whole genome shotgun sequence DNA:
- the LOC110654477 gene encoding uncharacterized protein LOC110654477 produces MAPYEALYGRKCRTPLCWTKLSDDKFIGPDLVRQTEEKVKIIRDRLKAASDRYKSYADLNRKDIEYEVSDKVFLKVSPWKKVLRFKKKGKLSLRSDPSHVLYIETIEVQPDLTYEEEPVQILEWEIKELRNKKILLVKVLFAGFATTVGACFANK; encoded by the exons ATGGCACCATATGAGGCTttatatggaagaaaatgtagaacgccTTTGTGTTGGACAAAACTTAGCGACGATAAGTTCATAGGGCCAGATTTGGTGAGACAAacagaggagaaagtgaaaatcaTTCGAGATAGATTGAAGGCTGCCTCAGATAGATATAAGTCTTATGCAGATTTGAATAggaaagacattgagtatgaggtCAGTGATAAGGTATTTTtgaaagtatcaccatggaagaaagtcctCAGATTTAAaaaaaagggtaagttaagcctaaG atcagatccctcACATGTCTTGTACATAGAGACTATTGAAGTACAACCTGATTTAACATATGAGGAGGAGCCAGTACAGATCTTGGAATGGGAAATTAAGGAGCTAAGGAATAAGAAGATTCTACTGGTGAAAGTACTATTTGCTGGATTTGCAACCACCGTAGGTGCATGttttgctaacaagtaa